A window of Oncorhynchus nerka isolate Pitt River linkage group LG4, Oner_Uvic_2.0, whole genome shotgun sequence contains these coding sequences:
- the LOC115123085 gene encoding adenylate kinase isoenzyme 1: MADKIKDAKIIFVVGGPGSGKGTQCEKVVAKYGYTHLSSGDLLRAEVASGSERGKTLQAIMQKGELVPLDTVLDMIKDAMIAKVDVSKGFLIDGYPREVKQGEEFEKKIGAPCLLLYIDAKGETMVKRLMKRGETSGRADDNEETIKKRLDLYYKATEPVIAFYSSRGIVRKIDSELPVDEVFGHVAKAIDGLK; this comes from the exons ATGGCAG ACAAAATTAAGGACGCCAAGATCATCTTTGTTGTGG GCGGGCCTGGCTCTGGCAAGGGCACCCAGTGTGAGAAGGTGGTGGCCAAGTATGGCTACACCCACCTGTCCTCCGGGGACCTGCTGCGTGCTGAGGTGGCCTCCGGCTCTGAGAGGGGCAAAACCCTCCAGGCCATCATGCAGAAGGGAGAGCTCGTACCCCTG GACACAGTCTTGGACATGATCAAGGATGCCATGATCGCTAAGGTTGACGTGTCCAAGGGCTTCCTTATTGATGGCTACCCCCGTGAGGTCAAACAGGGCGAGGAGTTCGAGAAGAAG ATCGGAGCCCCCTGCCTGCTGCTGTACATTGACGCCAAGGGTGAGACCATGGTCAAGAGGCTGATGAAGCGCGGTGAGACCAGCGGCCGAGCTGACGACAATGAGGAGACCATTAAGAAGCGCCTGGACCTGTACTACAAAGCCACCGAGCCAGTCATCGCCTTCTACTCCAGCCGCGGCATCGTCAGGAAG ATCGACTCCGAACTGCCTGTGGATGAAGTCTTCGGACATGTTGCCAAAGCTATCGACGGCCTGAAGTAA